Genomic window (Drosophila ananassae strain 14024-0371.13 chromosome 3L, ASM1763931v2, whole genome shotgun sequence):
AATTATGTTCaaaatgtaaaacaaaaaCGTCTAAAATAAAGTCGAGGCATCTATGACGCCCCGGCACTGCTGTTGAAGCCATAATTTCCGTTGCTTCAAGTGCATTTCCCCATTTCCCAACAGCTTGTCCGGGGCACAGTGCAAAAATATGTGACCCTAACTCAATTCCCTAGCCAAATTCGTTTCTGTCCCAGTTTTGGGTGAACTATTAATTTTGTCCTTTCTATTTTGAGCGAGGAATTCAATGGTATGAGTTTTTTTATAGATATACAAGTTTTACTTTCTATCTATTGATATACAttatatatgatatatattttttaaacctgAAAACTTTAACATGTTTCAATTCATATTTAATGTACATCAGGATACGTGTTCCGCGATCTAAACTAGAAAGTAAGCTAAGAAAGTACTTTCTGCCTGGATTTTAAGCATAATCCTGGACATTGTGGCTGGCACAGCCTGTTGCTGCCACCAAAGCTGCTGCCACTTGCGAGTTGCAAGAAAATGGGAAAGAGAATAAATAATACCATCTAAGCTGTGGCAATAATCGCAACCTGAGCGAGTCCTGGTGGTCCTGGCAACAGCCAGGCgaaaaaaatgtgaaactTAAGCTGGAGCCTTGCGCTGATTGAAGGCAATGAAGCGTATAAATATAAccatttattattatgattttaaAGGCAAACCCCGAGAGTTCGACGGggggaaaaaatcataaaatagtAATAACTATATCGAAGGGTCGGAGAGTCACTTTTATTCGGGACGCAACAGCCGAAAAGTGCCGCAATCATCCGGAGAGGTGGGGATGAGGACATGTTTCGCACATGAATTTCCCACAATGCGATGGGAAAGTGCTCCAGCAACAAAAGCCTAGAAAGCATAGCTCTGAACTCCACATAAGCAGGCTGACATATTGCCAGGAAAGTGCGGTGAAAGCGGGGTGAAAGCGAATAAAAAGGGGGTAAGAAGGCCAAATGCGATTATGACTGCCAGATTTAGTTGTCATACAGAAGCACTTAACTTTTGGAATTGTTTTGAATGATGGCGTTGACGACGAGGATCAGAAAGAGTGTGTGCCCTTTACCGCATTTCCGTTTCCTCCCGTCTCCACCGAATTGACAAAGGAAGCTGCCACGCCCCTTTCAGCAATGCTTAGCCGCCCCCTTTTGACAGCACTTCGCACCACTTTGACAAAGTGTTAACAAGGCCGAAAGGGAAAGAGAAAGGCGCCAAGCGGAAAGtggaaaggaaaaaaaaagcggAAAACGTTGGGTTCCGGGACCAAGCTCAATGATGTGTAAAGccatataaattattttcactCAGCCTGAACGATTCACGAAATGTCTTTATCCTCTAATTGGCCAGTTCGCCCATAGAAAATATATGAGTTTTTCGATTGCCAAATAGCAGTCGTCTATGACACGCAGATCTTAAGGATAATAAACCAAAAGTTACTTTGAGAATGTTTTATATGAGTTATTACctagatctttatttatttcttaaaatatatccattttcaaaaaaatttaaattgaactagaaaatattgatttttaagAACTTTAAGATTATTGTACATGAAATTCTAGATTCTAGAAACAAGATTGAATAGGATTATGATTTCCTCTACTTACCACCGCCATTTTTGTAGCACAAATAGGGAAATCTCCAGACGTTTGCTAAATCGACGGCGAATCCAATAACCGACAATAAAAAATCCACTTTGCCGCTCCATGTTTCGCGCTCGTCGCTGATGCTATTGTTATCGTTATCGTGTGGCGTGGGCGTCTTTGACTTATGTCCCGTTGGTGACATCTGCGACTATATCTAACCCGTCGTGTCCTTGACCCAAAACGTGTCGATATGTTCGACCACGCCGATTCGATTCCCGCCGCCGCACTTTGAAATCTGTGAAAATCAAGATATTTCAATGATTCGGTCAGACAGTCACCAGCAAATCTCCCGGAAATATCACGCAGCCCCGGTATCATACAGAAATCCCACTTTTCCGCCTCTTCAGTCATCCATGGATGCCACGAGTGTGTGTCCAAGGCACTTCAGAACCTGTTTGGCAACGACATGTGCTCACCCAGCCCTTGAAGAGCTCGTTGGCACATTACGCATACGACAGGTGGTCATGTTCAAACACACTGGCCAGCAAACACTTGACCATCCACACCACAGAACAGGCATTTACATGCATATAAGGCAAGTGTGCTTATTGGTATATCGCCCGCTCGGAAATCTTTGCGTGCAAATAAAACCACAAACACGTCAAATAATTAATCTGATCTACTTAATTCTTCCCCGCCGACTTTAATTGCCCCAGACTTGTGATCAATTAAGCGCAATGCAGATTGAGTGTTTCAAGTGCTCGACGGGTTTAGCCAGAGCTTTTGCTTTATTTATGAGAAACTACAATTAGTTGGGCTTCTTATGCCCGACTTGATGGTAATCTCAGTCGGAGAAATCGTGAGAGGAATTATTCATAAATGGTGATGAAAgaattatttgtattttcataagaatcttttaaataattctGAATAATATGTATTTGTTTTGAGTCATTATAGATTcaatatgaaatattaaatttaaatttaaaaagagtGAAACTACTCTcagaaaacttttttttctgcAAGAAAATCGATTGGAACGTACATTCTTAAATTCTGGAAATGAAAAGTTCAAGTTAACAATTCAAATTCACTTTTTATAccttttttaaactatttgaTGACATTAAACtttcttttattaattttttatgctttttttaAGCACTAAAACTGCTAAAAATCACAATTACTCACCCAATAAGTTACCAAATTCAATTCATATACTTGGTCCAATCCATTGTTAAATAATCCTTAAGAGCTTTCAAAAAGTATCCCGAAAACGCAGGGAAAATGCTCCACAACCAATATTGAAATTGCCAACCCGAAATATCACTTCACACACATTGGCCgagtttttggaaaaatttgagGTACCAACTTGAGGTCTGATGAAAAATTCAAATGGAATTTAAAGTTGAATTGTGAATCGAATCGGAGCTGTTGCGCCTTCGGTGACATGCGAGCGTTTGCAAGTGGCTGCTGGCCAGCTGCGACTTTTATAGCCCGCGACAAGTGGTTACCGTTACCGTTATGTTGCATCTCTTATCACACGCATACATGCCCCTTGGCCACTTATGTGCGGAAAACTTTTATATGGGTGTGAGTGTGTCAAGCGCAGCGAAGTTGAACCTCTAGAGCTGGAAGCCCAAAGTTGAAAGACCAAAACCAAAAGTCGCATGCGCCAAGGAAACGTCGACGGAACCGGAACGGAAGTAACCAATTAGAGTTGCCTTACTTATACAGTGACGGCTCTGCATGTACAACAAGTGCGTGTGTAAATGGCTGCCATGAATGTATTGGTGCTGGCTCTTCACTGTGTAGTGTATGTGAGCGTTGCCTGTTGGTCTGCTCTGTTAAGAGAGGATGCTGTCTGTTAACTCACTGTTAAAGTGTCGAAATTTAGGGGGACTTTGAGTTTGTTTTTTCTCTATAAAAACATATAGTTTCTCGGCAAAATTTTTGTTATAAGAATTATGatagttttttcttttaaattacaagctatttttttaaatattacttattaacaattacaaaaattaaatttaatgtgGAAAGTATTTAACAGTGTAAAGTTCACTGTTATTAGCCATTTTGTAAAATGGCTTTCTTCTTTGCCCACGAACTTTATTGTAAAATTCTCTCATTCTCAAATCCCTTAGTGCCCCAAACATATTTCGAAATTCTTTCGAAAACGCTCGCTTGCATTGCTCAgaatatctttttttaaatcaaaacccGAGAGCAGTTGGCAACGAGCGGTCGTGTATATCGGATGGGTCATAGCGCAGAttcttttgaatttattcCAGAATAGTGCAGCGGTATTaatacatacacacacacacctacaAGTGTGTGTGGCAAGCGAGCGCAGTTAACGGTTTTGTTGCGGTGCGTGTAGAGATGCGTGAATATAAAGATCGTTCTGCTGGATACAAATGATTCGATATAGTGTCGGTTCGGGCCAAAAATCACACACTTTCGAAAAGGTTTTTATATAAGAGGCAAGCAAGCGggcattatttttaatttagctGTTGATATTATGCATAAAGCGAGAAGAGAGAAAACAAGCATCAAAACAGAACAGAATAGAATTGAACAGAAGCCGGGAGAGTGACGACTACGAGATTTCTGGCCTGGTTCTGAAATCTTCGCTAGTGGCGAGAGATTTCAAATTCCTGCCGTCTGTGTATGTGTCCAAATATTTATATGTGCACACACGCTCCTCGCTCGGTggattattattttgtttttggtgaATTTCCACTAGCCGCAGTGCAATCCCATGTCCCATGTCCGTTTACCAGGAAGCAAAAATGTAAATCCCCTCCCGAACAGCCGCCAATCCATTCATATCTTAATTTACTTTAGCTGCGTgcagaagcagcaacaacaaaagccaAGACAAAAAGATAAAGATACTAGCAGGCATAAAGGAATCCCACAGATATAGAAATGATTTCCTTTGgtactgctgctgttgctgctgctgctgctgctgtcgctataaatatttacaacgCTGCTGCTGTATACAAAATGTAAATATGTAGATACATTCTGGTAGATACATTCGCGTACATAAACtgtttcaattattttattggcCTGCTCATGGACAAAGTAAAGCCGAATTGGAAGTGAATCAAGTGATGTGAAGtgaattataaacaaaatttttaactgGAAGAATATTTCTGATTCAAGAAAAAGCTCCTATGTAAACAGTCAATATGTCGAAGAAGCCACGTGGACACATTCACAAAATTCGAGAGTTTGAATTGGAAAAGGTGAGTATATATTCCCTATATAGTACATATATTTGATTCTATTAAAATGTCCAAACTCTGTAGTGCCAAACTTGTACGCACATCGTTTGaccaattattattattttgtgatttatatcgaaataaacaaatagatATAGAAAGGTATCAAGACTTCGACTTGTCCCAGTCGCGTCTTGATCGGTGAGATGGGCATGTTGCCAATAATCTCTTCCCCGGGAAATCGTCTACAATGCGCCGGGGAAAATGCCATGTTACCGATTAGATTTCTGatcattaaaaacaaacagcAATAGGCATCGGTCTCGTCTCGGTCTCGATCTCGAATACAGTAATGTTTAATAGGTCTAGGTAACGCATACTATATCTATAGACATGTGCCTATACATCTGTACGTTTAATTGTTCTGTTTTAGTTGAGGAGGGTCTCAAACGAGGTGTACCGATTTACATAGAACTATAGCCTTTGATTCTACCGTATCGAAAGCCACTTAATTTGTAGGTGATTGTTAATGATTTAATTCCATTTTTAGAAGTTTACTTAATGTCAAGGTTTGTTCTTGAGAACCTTAAAAGTGCTCGCATTTTATTGGGAAACCAAAAGAACAATTTCTTTTCTTGCAAGCCTTTGTAGCTTCTTCTAAAAATGATTTTCTTGGTTTCTTGAAATGTTGGCCAAATAATTGATACCGACAGGTTTCCGAGAACGAGCACCATAACATTTCCTTTAACCATTAGTTTGATCAGAATCCAAAATGAATACATTGATGTATAGTTTCTATACCAAATCACAGCTATTTTAATATCCCATCTATATATAGATCCAGCTTGTGGACGAGTTTGATATCATACAGATTGTCGGTGAAGGATGGTTCGGAAAGATACTACTGGTCGAGCACCGGGGATCCCAGACCGAAATGGTCTTAAAGGCTGTGCCCAAACCCTATGTGACCCTGCGGGACTTCTACAGGGAATTCCATTATGGACTCCATTTGGGTGTACATCGACATATTGTAACTACCTACGATGTGGCCTTTGAGACAGCCGGATTTTACGTTTTTACCCAAGAATATGCTCCGCTTGGTGAGTTTTTGCTATAATTTCTCTTAAATAAAGCCATGTTATAGAGAATTCCGTTATTTTTAGGGGATCTCACATCGAACGTGACCGACTCGGGCGTTGGCGAAGTTTACAGCAAGCGTGTGGCCAAACAGCTGGCTTCGGCCATAGACTACATGCATTCAAAGTGAGTTTTACcaaaaattgattttcttTCTTATAATGTTAAGGTTTTTGAATTTACTgatgaataataaaatacaatatGATGCATACTTCTTCTTCGGCCATTAACCGCCATTTTGAGTGTTTCTCATGTtaaaattactcatacgaccAGTGGCCTGTTaacattactcatacgacctGTGTCCCATATTTCGAAAACTATTGTAagatttttcaataaaagaCATCTTCAAAAAGTATCTTGTCAAGTTAcctaatatattattaaaaaactaatgttttAGAGACATAGTGCATCGGGACATAAAATTGGACAACGTGCTTATCTACCGCTCGGATTTTCAGCGCATTAAGCTCTGCGATTTCGGGGAATCATATCCCACCGGTTCCGTTGTGGAGCGGCGTAACGAGTGGCTGCCGTACAGTCCCCCTGAAGTATTAGAAATCAAACCTGAGGGTAGTTACAAGTAAGTCTTCAAATTAAAATGACCAAGCAATTTAACCAACTTCCGACTCTTCCAGAGCCGATCCTAGCCACGATGTGTGGCAGTTTGGCATCGTGATCTTTGTGTGCCTGACCGGATGTTTGCCCTGGCAGAAGGCTGCCTCGGATGACCCTCGCTATGTTCGGTATTTGGCCTGGCAGGGCGGTCTAATGATGATGCCTCTGAGACGCACCCCGCGTCTCTTCAAACTCCTAACGTCCAATGCCCAGCGCATGTTCAAGCGCTTCTTTGCCAGGATCTCCAACCGCCCGAAGAGCCTGGCTGATGTGAC
Coding sequences:
- the LOC6496445 gene encoding serine/threonine-protein kinase meng-po isoform X2 codes for the protein MSKKPRGHIHKIREFELEKIQLVDEFDIIQIVGEGWFGKILLVEHRGSQTEMVLKAVPKPYVTLRDFYREFHYGLHLGVHRHIVTTYDVAFETAGFYVFTQEYAPLGDLTSNVTDSGVGEVYSKRVAKQLASAIDYMHSKDIVHRDIKLDNVLIYRSDFQRIKLCDFGESYPTGSVVERRNEWLPYSPPEVLEIKPEGSYKADPSHDVWQFGIVIFVCLTGCLPWQKAASDDPRYVRYLAWQGGLMMMPLRRTPRLFKLLTSNAQRMFKRFFARISNRPKSLADVTKFLDDRWLAKTAQKEMAEYETDELCPSMYSFHSSPDEKNRLLYTLADCGIETNVDRQQKKNRIKDWIESSIITEEDEEENEETNSASPSSSVSREPLPGHISSLRKQTSNTQEPSAKEIKSTLKDATQKHFDPRTGALQQGPSEMGQVGMSYSKSASPSSNYSTTASTLNNADSLMTLGSRQDLLASNLTMYTSMETELNRLELCDARHSSSYANLLPYASQVKDSAYGSADVSEMTTSRSPRGAPVMKDTAYDRIGSSSQNIARRQRR
- the LOC6496445 gene encoding serine/threonine-protein kinase SBK1 isoform X3, whose product is MSKKPRGHIHKIREFELEKIQLVDEFDIIQIVGEGWFGKILLVEHRGSQTEMVLKAVPKPYVTLRDFYREFHYGLHLGVHRHIVTTYDVAFETAGFYVFTQEYAPLGDLTSNVTDSGVGEVYSKRVAKQLASAIDYMHSKDIVHRDIKLDNVLIYRSDFQRIKLCDFGESYPTGSVVERRNEWLPYSPPEVLEIKPEGSYKADPSHDVWQFGIVIFVCLTGCLPWQKAASDDPRYVRYLAWQGGLMMMPLRRTPRLFKLLTSNAQRMFKRFFARISNRPKSLADVTKFLDDRWLAKTAQKEMAEYETDELCPSMYSFHSSPDEKNRLLYTLADCGIETNVDRQQKKNRIKDWIESSIITEEDEEENEETNSASPSSSVSREPLPGHISSLRKQTSNTQEPSAKEIKSTLKDATQKHFDPRTGALQQGPSEMGQVGMSYSKSASPSSNYSTTASTLNNADSLMTLGSRQDLLASNLTMYTSMETELNRLVKDSAYGSADVSEMTTSRSPRGAPVMKDTAYDRIGSSSQNIARRQRR